The following proteins come from a genomic window of Anabrus simplex isolate iqAnaSimp1 chromosome 7, ASM4041472v1, whole genome shotgun sequence:
- the LOC136876855 gene encoding uncharacterized protein: MSFESSVVWIRDTLVPRMLEVVPMWKGATVIKCEIAQMAINKDGFASLLFSVDLWLNCDGKRTSDSIIVKIMFFDDKLRAAFQSEKQFANEIHFYSKVLPLFESVAGAQLLFPRYYYSSISSSPEGKCREEDAVIVMEDLRPKGFRLGNRSSLDFDHCVLALKQIGRFHALSYAMKHLDEEAFHRDVVSKILETLNSSEFSSGIGAYNKRVTEALKTLSPENSLAETLQGKVTDPKIFENLITPKEPLAVLCHGDFCRNNMLFNYDEKNKVCDVRLLDLQTIRYASPAIDLSFFLFMNTTAELRKQSWDQLFESYHKEVCGTLAKVLGKPEESLDPCYSLEAFKEDFRQHALYGYIITVTFLPCMLGSDQEREEMTRSWQESFWDVEHMQDLIDRIGGVQATDALVSLVLEMREKSFL; encoded by the coding sequence ATGTCGTTTGAAAGTTCAGTGGTGTGGATCAGGGACACGCTTGTTCCTCGAATGCTCGAAGTCGTTCCTATGTGGAAAGGCGCAACAGTTATAAAGTGTGAAATTGCTCAAATGGCAATTAACAAAGATGGGTTCGCTTCTTTGCTTTTCTCTGTGGATTTGTGGCTTAACTGTGATGGGAAACGAACTTCCGACTCGATAATTGTGAAAATCATGTTCTTTGATGACAAGCTGCGTGCTGCATTTCAGTCGGAGAAACAGTTCGCAAACGAAATTCACTTTTACTCGAAGGTACTTCCTCTTTTTGAGTCTGTAGCTGGTGCGCAATTGTTGTTTCCCAGATATTATTATTCATCCATATCTTCCAGTCCCGAAGGTAAATGCCGAGAGGAGGATGCTGTTATCGTGATGGAAGACTTAAGGCCTAAGGGGTTTCGACTTGGTAACCGCTCTTCACTGGACTTCGACCACTGCGTGCTAGCTCTTAAACAGATAGGTCGATTCCATGCCCTTTCCTACGCTATGAAACACCTCGATGAAGAAGCATTTCACCGAGATGTGGTCTCCAAGATCCTTGAAACGCTTAACAGTTCTGAGTTCAGCAGCGGTATTGGAGCTTACAATAAACGTGTGACAGAAGCTCTGAAGACACTATCGCCTGAGAACTCCTTGGCTGAAACCCTCCAGGGTAAAGTAACTGATCcaaaaatatttgagaatcttATAACACCTAAGGAACCGTTAGCCGTACTTTGCCACGGTGATTTCTGTAGAAACAATATGCTCTTTAATTATGATGAAAAAAACAAGGTATGTGACGTCAGGCTACTGGACTTGCAGACCATCAGGTATGCATCGCCTGCTATTGACCTGTCTTTTTTTCTCTTCATGAACACGACTGCAGAGCTTCGTAAGCAGTCCTGGGATCAACTCTTCGAGAGTTACCATAAAGAAGTTTGCGGTACATTGGCTAAAGTTCTCGGGAAACCAGAGGAGAGTCTTGACCCTTGTTACAGTCTGGAGGCCTTCAAGGAAGACTTCCGGCAGCACGCTTTATACGGGTACATCATTACCGTAACGTTCTTACCCTGCATGTTGGGTAGTGACCAGGAGAGGGAAGAAATGACCCGAAGTTGGCAGGAATCTTTCTGGGATGTCGAGCACATGCAGGACTTAATTGATAGGATTGGAGGAGTGCAAGCAACAGACGCGTTGGTGTCGCTAGTGCTGGAGATGAGGGAGAAATCTTTCTTGTAA